The Zonotrichia albicollis isolate bZonAlb1 chromosome 6, bZonAlb1.hap1, whole genome shotgun sequence genome window below encodes:
- the SLC25A29 gene encoding mitochondrial basic amino acids transporter, whose protein sequence is MALDFLAGCVGGAAGVLVGHPFDTVKVRLQVQNVEKPLYRGTFHCFQSIIKQESAFGLYKGIGSPMMGLTFINALVFGVQGNTLRALGKDTPLNQFIAGSAAGAIQCVICCPMELAKTRMQLQGTGEYKLKTKNYKNSLDCLIKIYQKEGLRGINRGMVSTFIRETPSFGFYFLTYDCMTRYLGCEAEDSYVIPKLLFSGGMSGIVSWLSTYPMDVIKSRLQADGVGGVTQYSGILDCIRKSYHEEGWRVFTRGLTSTLLRAFPVNAATFATVTVFLMYMKSEDNLPECEPAPVIPQPSSM, encoded by the exons GTGCTGCTGGTGTGCTGGTGGGACACCCCTTTGACACTGTTAAG GTCCGTCTGCAAGTTCAAAATGTAGAGAAACCTCTCTACCGTGGGACTTTCCATTGCTTTCAGTCCATCATAAAGCAAGAATCT GCTTTTGGACTCTATAAAGGTATTGGGTCACCAATGATGGGACTGACATTCATTAACGCTCTGGTGTTCGGTGTGCAAGGAAACACCCTCCGTGCTCTGGGCAAAGACACTCCTCTGAACCAGTTCATTGCAGGCTCAGCAGCAGGGGCCATCCAGTGTGTCATCTGCTGCCCCATGGAGCTGGCCAAGACAAGGATGCAGCTTCAAGGAACGGGAGAATACAAACTGAAAACGAAGAACTACAAAAATTCTCTGGACTGTTTGATCAAAATCTACCAGAAGGAAGGGCTGAGGGGCATCAACAGGGGCATGGTCTCTACCTTCATCCGAGAAACTCCAAGCTTTGGCTTTTACTTCCTCACCTATGACTGCATGACTCGGTACCTGGGCTGTGAGGCTGAGGACAGCTATGTTATCCCCAAGCTGCTGTTTTCCGGGGGGATGTCAGGAattgtgtcctggctctccacgtACCCCATGGACGTGATCAAGTCGCGGCTGCAGGCCGACGGCGTCGGGGGCGTCACGCAGTACAGCGGCATCCTGGACTGCATCCGCAAGAGCTACCACGAGGAGGGCTGGAGGGTGTTCACCAGGGGCCTCACCTCCACGCTGCTCCGTGCTTTTCCCGTCAATGCAGCCACCTTTGCCACTGTCACTGTGTTCCTGATGTACATGAAGTCAGAGGACAACCTTCCCGAATGCGAGCCGGCTCCGGTGATCCCTCAGCCTTCCAGTATGTGA